A genomic window from Aggregatilinea lenta includes:
- a CDS encoding DnaA N-terminal domain-containing protein, which translates to MPLLKDDELRVVMFAVRHIYGWTDTLAKRMAQLSLTAFERGARGSRGCGLSRPAIVAALQGLEQYRILRCVGENARGRYWALAESDADMDWDGLEERRAETDAKNRRKTAAASQTVRTRKPEQAGTSHVPGVRPTYQPDGTTHVPEKGYVPRTTGTADVPTASTTHVPPAGTTDVHIETHVLKPTSDDDPSDTPEKNIKQTTSSFPPEDVREVLSELQSLGLSAPLRRQVLQEGTERALALALHAQGEGRNPAGLLISMLRQGSDPAPKYVELARIKLQPPAPLPSQVTTSPTPQREPVGLDEHPGGGALSVRDLWHALLGQLELQLNRATFDTWVRGTVAERYEDGVLWVRPRHLYAREWLEKHLQHLLDESLSRLAGVPVTVRFLGEAAAQAAGR; encoded by the coding sequence ATGCCGCTTCTGAAGGATGACGAGCTGCGCGTCGTCATGTTTGCCGTGCGACATATCTACGGCTGGACGGATACCCTGGCCAAGCGCATGGCGCAGCTCAGCCTGACGGCCTTCGAGCGCGGCGCTCGCGGATCGCGCGGCTGCGGCCTGAGTCGTCCGGCGATTGTGGCCGCGTTACAGGGCCTGGAGCAGTACCGCATCCTGCGCTGCGTCGGCGAAAATGCGCGAGGCCGGTATTGGGCTTTGGCCGAGAGCGATGCGGACATGGATTGGGATGGCCTGGAGGAACGGCGTGCCGAAACGGACGCGAAAAACCGGCGAAAGACGGCTGCGGCGAGCCAGACGGTCCGCACGCGCAAGCCGGAACAGGCCGGTACGTCCCACGTACCAGGAGTACGACCCACGTACCAGCCTGATGGTACGACCCACGTACCGGAAAAGGGGTACGTCCCACGTACCACTGGTACGGCTGACGTACCAACTGCCAGTACGACCCACGTACCGCCCGCTGGTACGACGGACGTACACATAGAAACCCATGTTTTAAAACCCACGTCTGATGATGATCCTTCAGACACCCCTGAGAAAAACATCAAACAAACAACCAGCTCGTTCCCTCCGGAGGACGTACGCGAGGTGCTGTCGGAGCTTCAAAGCCTGGGCCTCTCGGCCCCGCTGCGCCGGCAGGTGCTCCAGGAAGGCACCGAGCGCGCGTTGGCGCTCGCCCTACACGCCCAGGGCGAAGGGCGCAATCCTGCCGGCCTGCTGATCTCCATGCTGCGGCAGGGCAGCGATCCGGCCCCCAAGTACGTCGAGCTGGCCCGGATCAAGCTGCAGCCGCCTGCCCCGCTGCCGTCGCAGGTCACGACGTCGCCCACACCGCAGCGCGAGCCGGTCGGCCTCGACGAGCATCCCGGCGGCGGGGCGCTGAGCGTGCGCGATCTGTGGCACGCGCTGCTGGGCCAGCTGGAGCTGCAGCTCAACCGGGCGACGTTCGACACGTGGGTGCGGGGCACGGTGGCCGAGCGCTACGAAGATGGCGTTTTGTGGGTCCGGCCCAGGCATCTCTACGCGCGCGAGTGGCTCGAGAAGCACCTGCAGCACTTACTTGACGAGAGCCTATCTCGCCTGGCCGGGGTGCCGGTTACGGTGCGATTTTTGGGCGAGGCGGCGGCGCAGGCTGCCGGTCGATGA